One window of Doryrhamphus excisus isolate RoL2022-K1 chromosome 13, RoL_Dexc_1.0, whole genome shotgun sequence genomic DNA carries:
- the kif15 gene encoding kinesin-like protein KIF15-B isoform X2 has product MNCSGKGGSDSNQFAGSGDSDSIKVFVRVRPLTQGTGLTTDGDQSLCLKVTSPSTIRLLSKPEPRTFTYDHVADMDTSQDSVFSSVAKSIVESCMNGYNGTIFAYGQTGSGKTYTMLGPSELDNFTDELRGVIPRSFEYLFFLINRETERSQSKSFLCKCSFIEIYNEQVFDLLDTASASLFVRENIKKGVFVEGAVEKFVNSAAEAYQVLSRGWRNRRVASTSMNRESSRSHAVFTMILESKESMNEVVNIRMSQLNLVDLAGSERQKDTHTEGSRLKEASSINRSLMCLGQVIMALVDVSNGKNRHICYRDSKLTFLLRDSLGGNAKTYVIANVHPGSKCFGETLSTLQFAQRAKLIKNKAIVNEDTQGNVRQLQAEVKKLKEQLAQARSSQPVHYGSDVAPGGPGLPMSKPSIDMERDVLYKAKFIAAVRLWRKREEEKRVLLKKLSQLEEAWTQKDKFIHSSRLIVKFREDHINRLEKKLKAGSASLTDEESQAHIDQLKQENKILRDQVDHHPKMTRYAAENYSLRQENRQLRSLVSEGNSEEAGTQVAAELEEEFQRAIETESIAGSALTSVATDALTASATEKLKAQLLQKQSDLTAALQAFEEYKEITKKQMSQLESDRRYLDKSNKHLENILEATNAYKKKEVSELNRIHVETLKILTTPTKAYNLRSRLVPLASPEHLTGTDDNNADDIWAEPPPSDMTEMALTEELRQVQEQMSHVQAQLGEEELKNRNLIQQIAKLEEQIHVLSQEFGQKDEQLSTERANKIRDQLKLQETINGLHQNLQSEQEASEVLRSEIRDLRLVLQSSDKELAVAKKELGDKQSEQQSETSQLSSSLITTRLQLDKVQLEWEQLLEQHRTLQDSFDQLQAEAKFDADHARQQLEDGQQEMGVLRARIAELNGSLETEKKHTSTLTSQLRENRESTSKELGETAQENTHLRKQVSDLSVQIQQQVSKFDHLEKNLSTAKETIKGLEQKIEQDKDVVVDLINQTRDLRSELSQKDQTISHHLEDVTDLTAKYNTAILEREDVSRKNSKMQAEVTELKETLEGSIASNKIEVEVLQEEMIYANEEVERLTKVLDEQSSLLQAAQEQTAQKDILIQTLQQKVQQQHDAVEQTIRNGGFKLVESTPKSILKTPSTPGSFRRDLTQVLESQERELENRRSSMMTMEILLVELNAERAAKNEEIQRLKTQLTEKEMARMEIQGLLDQFYTKRSQLSQSGNANSEELTVGIKQSILKELHEEKEEKEKVMQRLLDTQKKMQAQESVLAQSQTCVQELTTELRNRCLEVRELSLRVQDEDKLLKENEVLRKQNVQLSEENGKLVGHKNHKQRIEYLVKLKKNNTRLQEENEKLRSEMSLLQQDSDNTGPLKML; this is encoded by the exons ATGAATTGCAGTGGAAAAg GAGGTAGCGATTCTAACCAGTTCGCTGGCAG CGGCGACAGTGATTCCATCAAAGTTTTTGTTCGAGTTCGACCTCTGACCCAGGGCACCGGACTAACCACTGATGGTGATCAGAGTCTATGTCTCAAGGTCACCTCACCGAGTACTATACGTCTCCTCTCAAAACCAGAGCCGCGAACCTTCACTTATGATCATGTTGCAGACATGGACACGTCTCAG GACTCTGTATTTTCCAGTGTGGCCAAGAGTATTGTAGAGTCATGCATGAATGGATACAACGGTACCATTTTTGCCTA TGGCCAAACAGGTTCAGGGAAAACGTACACCATGCTAG GACCTTCAGAGTTGGACAACTTTACAGATGAACTGCGGGGTGTTATTCCCCGCAGTTTTGAGTACCTGTTTTTTCTCATTAACAGAGAAACGGAACGG tcTCAATCCAAAAGTTTTCTCTGTAAATGTTCCTTCATTGAGATTTACAATGAGCAAGTTTTTGACCTCCTGGACACAGCCTCCGCTAGCTTGTTTGTCAGAGAGAACATCAAGAAGGGGGTGTTTGTGGAGGGGGCTGTGGAGAAGTTTGTCAACTCTGCTGCTGAAGCCTACCAG GTGTTGTCTCGTGGTTGGCGTAATCGCCGAGTGGCCTCCACTTCAATGAAccgtgagtcttccaggtctcaCGCTGTCTTCACCATGATTCTGGAGTCCAAGGAGTCCATGAATGAAGTGGTGAACATCAGAATGTCTCAGCTCAACTTGGTGGATCTGGCAGGCTCAGAGAGGCAGAAAGACACGCACACTGAAGGCTCCAGACTCAAG GAGGCCAGCAGTATCAATCGCTCCCTGATGTGCCTCGGTCAAGTGATTATGGCTTTAGTTGACGTATCTAATGGGAAGAACCGCCACATTTGCTATAGAGACTCTAAACTCACCTTCCTGTTACGG GATTCTCTTGGTGGAAATGCAAAGACTTACGTCATCGCCAACGTTCACCCCGGATCAAAATGTTTCGGGGAAACGTTGTCGACTCTGCAGTTTGCCCAGAGAGCAAAGCTGATCAAGAACAAG GCCATCGTCAATGAAGACACTCAGGGAAATGTGAGGCAGCTACAAGCCGAGGTGAAGAAGCTAAAGGAGCAGCTGGCACAGGCTCGCTCATCTCAGCCAGTGCATTATGGGAGCGACGTCGCACCAGGAGGACCGGGGCTCCCGATGTCCA AGCCAAGCATAGACATGGAACGTGATGTCTTGTATAAAGCCAAGTTTATTGCCGCTGTTCGTTTGTGGAGGAAGCGTGAGGAAGAAAAGAGG GTGCTGCTTAAGAAACTGTCTCAGCTGGAGGAGGCCTGGACCCAGAAAGACAAGTTCATCCACTCCAGTCGTCTGATTGTTAAGTTCCGTGAGGATCATATCAATCGTCTCGAGAAGAAACTAAAGGCAGGATCTGCCTCCCTTACGGACGAGGAGTCGCAGGCTCACATTGACCAGCTGAAGCAAGAGAATAAGATTTTACGAGACCAG gttgaCCATCACCCGAAGATGACTCGCTATGCAGCGGAGAACTACAGCCTCAGACAGGAGAATCGTCAACTTCGCTCCCTTGTGTCGGAGGGGAACTCCGAAGAAGCTGGAACACAAGTTGCTGCCGAGCTGGAAGAAGAATTCCAGAGGGCCATCGAAACGGAAAGCATTGCAGGAA GTGCTTTGACCTCCGTGGCTACCGATGCTCTAACTGCATCCGCAACGGAGAAGCTGAAAGCTCAACTGCTGCAGAAACAGTCGGATCTCACAGCGGCTCTTCAGGCCTTTGAGGAGTACAAGGAGATCACCAA gaAGCAGATGTCTCAGTTGGAGTCTGACAGAAGATACCTTGACAAGTCCAACAAGCATTTGGAGAACATTCTGGAAGCCACCAACGCctacaaaaagaaagaagtcTCTGAATTGAATAGAATTCACGTGGAAACTCTGAAG ATTCTCACCACTCCCACCAAAGCGTATAACCTGCGCTCCCGTCTCGTGCCCCTGGCCAGCCCGGAACACTTGACAGGCACCGACGATAATAACGCAGATGACATTTGGGCCGAGCCCCCTCCTTCAGACATGACTGAGATGGCGCTAACCGAAGAGCTGCGTCAAGTCCAG GAGCAAATGAGTCACGTGCAGGCCCAGCTGGGGGAGGAGGAGCTAAAGAACAGGAACCTGATTCAGCAAATTGCAAAGCTAGAAGAGCAGATCCATGTATTGTCACAGGAATTTGGACAAAAGGATGAA CAACTTTCAACTGAGCGCGCCAACAAGATCAGAGATCAGCTCAAACTGCAGGAAACGATCAACGGCCTGCACCAGAACCTTCAGTCTGAACAGGAAGCTTCAGAAG TTCTGAGAAGTGAGATCCGTGACCTACGTCTGGTGCTGCAGTCTTCTGACAAAGAGCTGGCCGTAGCGAAGAAGGAGCTGGGAGACAAGCAAAGCGAGCAGCAGAGCGAAACAAGCCAACTCTCCAGCAGTCTGATCACCACTCGGCTCCAGCTCGACAAAGTCCA ACTGGAGTGGGAGCAGCTCCTGGAGCAGCATCGGACTCTGCAGGATTCCTTCGACCAGCTCCAAGCCGAGGCCAAGTTTGACGCGGATCATGCGAGACAGCAGCTGGAGGACGGGCAGCAGGAGATGGGTGTACTGCGGGCCCGGATTGCA GAATTAAACGGTTCCCTGGAAACGGAGAAAAAGCACACTAGTACTTTGACCTCCCAGTTAAGAGAGAACAGAGAAAGTACATCAAA GGAACTTGGTGAAACTGCTCAGGAGAACACACATCTTAGGAAACAAGTCTCGGACCTGAGCGTACAAATCCAACAGCAG GTATCCAAATTTGATCACCTGGAGAAGAATCTATCCACTGCCAAGGAAACTATAAAAGGCCTGGAGCAGAAGATTGAACAGGACAAA GATGTCGTTGTTGATCTGATCAACCAAACCAGAGACCTCCGGAGTGAGCTGAGTCAGAAGGACCAGACCATTAGCCATCATTTGGAGGATGTCACAGACCTCACA GCCAAGTACAACACTGCAATCCTGGAACGAGAGGATGTCAGCCGGAAGAACTCAAAGATGCAAGCAGAAGTCACAGAACTGAAGGAGACATTAGAGGGGAGCATTGCATCTAACAAAATAGAG gttgaGGTGTTGCAGGAGGAGATGATTTATGCCAACGAGGAAGTGGAAAGACTCACAAAGGTCTTAGACGAGCAGAGCAGTCTCCTCCAAGCAGCTCAAGAGCAAACCGCTCAGAAGGACATCCTCATACAGACTCTACAGCAAAAG GTGCAGCAGCAGCACGACGCTGTGGAACAAACCATAAGAAATGGAGGTTTCAAACTTGTCGAGTCAACGCCTAAATCCATACTCAAG ACCCCCAGCACCCCAGGGAGCTTCAGAAGGGACCTGACCCAGGTCCTGGAAAGCCAGGAGAGAGAACTGGAGAATCGACGGTCCTCCATGATGACCATGGAAATCCTCTTAGTGGAGCTGAATGCCGAGAGAGCTGCCAAGAATGAGGAGATTCAACGGCTCAAA ACACAGTTGACTGAGAAAGAAATGGCCCGCATGGAGATTCAGGGTTTGCTTGACCAGTTTTATACCAAAAGGAGTCAGCTGTCTCAGAGCGGGAATGCAAACAG CGAGGAGCTCACTGTCGGCATCAAGCAGTCCATCCTTAAAGAGCTACACGAGGAGAAAGAAGAGAAG GAGAAAGTGATGCAAAGGCTTTTGGACACTCAAAAAAA AATGCAGGCACAGGAATCAGTATTGGCCCAGTCGCAGACTTGTGTTCAGGAGTTGACCACGGAATTGAGGAACCGCTGTCTGGAAGTCCGAGAGCTGAGCCTGCGGGTACAGGACGAGGACAAACTTCTCAAG GAGAATGAGGTTCTCCGCAAGCAGAATGTTCAGCTGTCAGAGGAGAACGGAAAGCTGGTAGGACACAAGAACCACAAACAGAGGATTGAATATTTGGTGAAACTCAAGAAGAACAACACGAGACTCCAAGAG GAAAATGAAAAGCTTCGATCAGAGATGAGCCTATTACAACAGGACAGTGACAACACGGGACCCTTGAAAATGCTGTAA
- the kif15 gene encoding kinesin-like protein KIF15-B isoform X3 has protein sequence MDTSQDSVFSSVAKSIVESCMNGYNGTIFAYGQTGSGKTYTMLGPSELDNFTDELRGVIPRSFEYLFFLINRETERSQSKSFLCKCSFIEIYNEQVFDLLDTASASLFVRENIKKGVFVEGAVEKFVNSAAEAYQVLSRGWRNRRVASTSMNRESSRSHAVFTMILESKESMNEVVNIRMSQLNLVDLAGSERQKDTHTEGSRLKEASSINRSLMCLGQVIMALVDVSNGKNRHICYRDSKLTFLLRDSLGGNAKTYVIANVHPGSKCFGETLSTLQFAQRAKLIKNKAIVNEDTQGNVRQLQAEVKKLKEQLAQARSSQPVHYGSDVAPGGPGLPMSKPSIDMERDVLYKAKFIAAVRLWRKREEEKRVLLKKLSQLEEAWTQKDKFIHSSRLIVKFREDHINRLEKKLKAGSASLTDEESQAHIDQLKQENKILRDQVDHHPKMTRYAAENYSLRQENRQLRSLVSEGNSEEAGTQVAAELEEEFQRAIETESIAGTGALTSVATDALTASATEKLKAQLLQKQSDLTAALQAFEEYKEITKKQMSQLESDRRYLDKSNKHLENILEATNAYKKKEVSELNRIHVETLKILTTPTKAYNLRSRLVPLASPEHLTGTDDNNADDIWAEPPPSDMTEMALTEELRQVQEQMSHVQAQLGEEELKNRNLIQQIAKLEEQIHVLSQEFGQKDEQLSTERANKIRDQLKLQETINGLHQNLQSEQEASEVLRSEIRDLRLVLQSSDKELAVAKKELGDKQSEQQSETSQLSSSLITTRLQLDKVQLEWEQLLEQHRTLQDSFDQLQAEAKFDADHARQQLEDGQQEMGVLRARIAELNGSLETEKKHTSTLTSQLRENRESTSKELGETAQENTHLRKQVSDLSVQIQQQVSKFDHLEKNLSTAKETIKGLEQKIEQDKDVVVDLINQTRDLRSELSQKDQTISHHLEDVTDLTAKYNTAILEREDVSRKNSKMQAEVTELKETLEGSIASNKIEVEVLQEEMIYANEEVERLTKVLDEQSSLLQAAQEQTAQKDILIQTLQQKVQQQHDAVEQTIRNGGFKLVESTPKSILKTPSTPGSFRRDLTQVLESQERELENRRSSMMTMEILLVELNAERAAKNEEIQRLKTQLTEKEMARMEIQGLLDQFYTKRSQLSQSGNANSEELTVGIKQSILKELHEEKEEKEKVMQRLLDTQKKMQAQESVLAQSQTCVQELTTELRNRCLEVRELSLRVQDEDKLLKENEVLRKQNVQLSEENGKLVGHKNHKQRIEYLVKLKKNNTRLQEENEKLRSEMSLLQQDSDNTGPLKML, from the exons ATGGACACGTCTCAG GACTCTGTATTTTCCAGTGTGGCCAAGAGTATTGTAGAGTCATGCATGAATGGATACAACGGTACCATTTTTGCCTA TGGCCAAACAGGTTCAGGGAAAACGTACACCATGCTAG GACCTTCAGAGTTGGACAACTTTACAGATGAACTGCGGGGTGTTATTCCCCGCAGTTTTGAGTACCTGTTTTTTCTCATTAACAGAGAAACGGAACGG tcTCAATCCAAAAGTTTTCTCTGTAAATGTTCCTTCATTGAGATTTACAATGAGCAAGTTTTTGACCTCCTGGACACAGCCTCCGCTAGCTTGTTTGTCAGAGAGAACATCAAGAAGGGGGTGTTTGTGGAGGGGGCTGTGGAGAAGTTTGTCAACTCTGCTGCTGAAGCCTACCAG GTGTTGTCTCGTGGTTGGCGTAATCGCCGAGTGGCCTCCACTTCAATGAAccgtgagtcttccaggtctcaCGCTGTCTTCACCATGATTCTGGAGTCCAAGGAGTCCATGAATGAAGTGGTGAACATCAGAATGTCTCAGCTCAACTTGGTGGATCTGGCAGGCTCAGAGAGGCAGAAAGACACGCACACTGAAGGCTCCAGACTCAAG GAGGCCAGCAGTATCAATCGCTCCCTGATGTGCCTCGGTCAAGTGATTATGGCTTTAGTTGACGTATCTAATGGGAAGAACCGCCACATTTGCTATAGAGACTCTAAACTCACCTTCCTGTTACGG GATTCTCTTGGTGGAAATGCAAAGACTTACGTCATCGCCAACGTTCACCCCGGATCAAAATGTTTCGGGGAAACGTTGTCGACTCTGCAGTTTGCCCAGAGAGCAAAGCTGATCAAGAACAAG GCCATCGTCAATGAAGACACTCAGGGAAATGTGAGGCAGCTACAAGCCGAGGTGAAGAAGCTAAAGGAGCAGCTGGCACAGGCTCGCTCATCTCAGCCAGTGCATTATGGGAGCGACGTCGCACCAGGAGGACCGGGGCTCCCGATGTCCA AGCCAAGCATAGACATGGAACGTGATGTCTTGTATAAAGCCAAGTTTATTGCCGCTGTTCGTTTGTGGAGGAAGCGTGAGGAAGAAAAGAGG GTGCTGCTTAAGAAACTGTCTCAGCTGGAGGAGGCCTGGACCCAGAAAGACAAGTTCATCCACTCCAGTCGTCTGATTGTTAAGTTCCGTGAGGATCATATCAATCGTCTCGAGAAGAAACTAAAGGCAGGATCTGCCTCCCTTACGGACGAGGAGTCGCAGGCTCACATTGACCAGCTGAAGCAAGAGAATAAGATTTTACGAGACCAG gttgaCCATCACCCGAAGATGACTCGCTATGCAGCGGAGAACTACAGCCTCAGACAGGAGAATCGTCAACTTCGCTCCCTTGTGTCGGAGGGGAACTCCGAAGAAGCTGGAACACAAGTTGCTGCCGAGCTGGAAGAAGAATTCCAGAGGGCCATCGAAACGGAAAGCATTGCAGGAA CAGGTGCTTTGACCTCCGTGGCTACCGATGCTCTAACTGCATCCGCAACGGAGAAGCTGAAAGCTCAACTGCTGCAGAAACAGTCGGATCTCACAGCGGCTCTTCAGGCCTTTGAGGAGTACAAGGAGATCACCAA gaAGCAGATGTCTCAGTTGGAGTCTGACAGAAGATACCTTGACAAGTCCAACAAGCATTTGGAGAACATTCTGGAAGCCACCAACGCctacaaaaagaaagaagtcTCTGAATTGAATAGAATTCACGTGGAAACTCTGAAG ATTCTCACCACTCCCACCAAAGCGTATAACCTGCGCTCCCGTCTCGTGCCCCTGGCCAGCCCGGAACACTTGACAGGCACCGACGATAATAACGCAGATGACATTTGGGCCGAGCCCCCTCCTTCAGACATGACTGAGATGGCGCTAACCGAAGAGCTGCGTCAAGTCCAG GAGCAAATGAGTCACGTGCAGGCCCAGCTGGGGGAGGAGGAGCTAAAGAACAGGAACCTGATTCAGCAAATTGCAAAGCTAGAAGAGCAGATCCATGTATTGTCACAGGAATTTGGACAAAAGGATGAA CAACTTTCAACTGAGCGCGCCAACAAGATCAGAGATCAGCTCAAACTGCAGGAAACGATCAACGGCCTGCACCAGAACCTTCAGTCTGAACAGGAAGCTTCAGAAG TTCTGAGAAGTGAGATCCGTGACCTACGTCTGGTGCTGCAGTCTTCTGACAAAGAGCTGGCCGTAGCGAAGAAGGAGCTGGGAGACAAGCAAAGCGAGCAGCAGAGCGAAACAAGCCAACTCTCCAGCAGTCTGATCACCACTCGGCTCCAGCTCGACAAAGTCCA ACTGGAGTGGGAGCAGCTCCTGGAGCAGCATCGGACTCTGCAGGATTCCTTCGACCAGCTCCAAGCCGAGGCCAAGTTTGACGCGGATCATGCGAGACAGCAGCTGGAGGACGGGCAGCAGGAGATGGGTGTACTGCGGGCCCGGATTGCA GAATTAAACGGTTCCCTGGAAACGGAGAAAAAGCACACTAGTACTTTGACCTCCCAGTTAAGAGAGAACAGAGAAAGTACATCAAA GGAACTTGGTGAAACTGCTCAGGAGAACACACATCTTAGGAAACAAGTCTCGGACCTGAGCGTACAAATCCAACAGCAG GTATCCAAATTTGATCACCTGGAGAAGAATCTATCCACTGCCAAGGAAACTATAAAAGGCCTGGAGCAGAAGATTGAACAGGACAAA GATGTCGTTGTTGATCTGATCAACCAAACCAGAGACCTCCGGAGTGAGCTGAGTCAGAAGGACCAGACCATTAGCCATCATTTGGAGGATGTCACAGACCTCACA GCCAAGTACAACACTGCAATCCTGGAACGAGAGGATGTCAGCCGGAAGAACTCAAAGATGCAAGCAGAAGTCACAGAACTGAAGGAGACATTAGAGGGGAGCATTGCATCTAACAAAATAGAG gttgaGGTGTTGCAGGAGGAGATGATTTATGCCAACGAGGAAGTGGAAAGACTCACAAAGGTCTTAGACGAGCAGAGCAGTCTCCTCCAAGCAGCTCAAGAGCAAACCGCTCAGAAGGACATCCTCATACAGACTCTACAGCAAAAG GTGCAGCAGCAGCACGACGCTGTGGAACAAACCATAAGAAATGGAGGTTTCAAACTTGTCGAGTCAACGCCTAAATCCATACTCAAG ACCCCCAGCACCCCAGGGAGCTTCAGAAGGGACCTGACCCAGGTCCTGGAAAGCCAGGAGAGAGAACTGGAGAATCGACGGTCCTCCATGATGACCATGGAAATCCTCTTAGTGGAGCTGAATGCCGAGAGAGCTGCCAAGAATGAGGAGATTCAACGGCTCAAA ACACAGTTGACTGAGAAAGAAATGGCCCGCATGGAGATTCAGGGTTTGCTTGACCAGTTTTATACCAAAAGGAGTCAGCTGTCTCAGAGCGGGAATGCAAACAG CGAGGAGCTCACTGTCGGCATCAAGCAGTCCATCCTTAAAGAGCTACACGAGGAGAAAGAAGAGAAG GAGAAAGTGATGCAAAGGCTTTTGGACACTCAAAAAAA AATGCAGGCACAGGAATCAGTATTGGCCCAGTCGCAGACTTGTGTTCAGGAGTTGACCACGGAATTGAGGAACCGCTGTCTGGAAGTCCGAGAGCTGAGCCTGCGGGTACAGGACGAGGACAAACTTCTCAAG GAGAATGAGGTTCTCCGCAAGCAGAATGTTCAGCTGTCAGAGGAGAACGGAAAGCTGGTAGGACACAAGAACCACAAACAGAGGATTGAATATTTGGTGAAACTCAAGAAGAACAACACGAGACTCCAAGAG GAAAATGAAAAGCTTCGATCAGAGATGAGCCTATTACAACAGGACAGTGACAACACGGGACCCTTGAAAATGCTGTAA